Proteins encoded in a region of the Falco rusticolus isolate bFalRus1 chromosome 12, bFalRus1.pri, whole genome shotgun sequence genome:
- the TBCC gene encoding tubulin-specific chaperone C, with product MEAAGEAAVPGEQLRAPAAFVAPLQPEVAAVAVLPERLQRREAERQQGVERQRQKKEAQVVKEERSEFFVAAFAREREAVEALLAAGPLEEAAARLQGLQKLLTESVRFLAPYEVRQGQEAVARLQGDLAARRQQLQPKKKFAFRALKKEAAPGSEPRPAEPAWPAAAAPPPRPGTAEGEPSGPPLCGFSGAQGQELELGPTELLQRDVVLSELRGCRVRLRGNANTLRVRDCRDCTVLCGPVSTSVLVDGCSECVLVLACQQLRTHRTRDSRFYVQVTSRAIIEDCTKVFFAPYAWSYPGIERDFESSGLDRNRNNWNLVDDFDWLATDKPSPNWSLIPEQERVSCWD from the coding sequence ATGGAGGCAGCGGGAGAGGCGGCGGTGCCCGGCGAGCAGCTGCGGGCGCCGGCCGCCTTCGtggctcccctgcagcccgaGGTGGCCGCCGTCGCGGTGCTGCCGGAGCGGCTGCAGCGGCGGGAAGCGGAGCGGCAGCAGGGCGTGGAGCGGCAGCGGCAGAAGAAGGAGGCGCAGGTGGTGAAGGAGGAGCGGAGCGAGTTCTTCGTCGCAGCCTTCGCCCGGGAGCGGGAGGCCGTGGAGGCGctgctggcggcggggccgctgGAGGAGGCGGCCGCCCGCCTGCAAgggctgcagaagctgctgacCGAGAGCGTGCGGTTCCTGGCGCCCTACGAGGTGCGGCAAGGGCAGGAGGCCGTGGCGCGGCTGCAGGGGGACCTGGCGGCCCGGCGCCAGCAGCTACAGCCCAAGAAGAAATTCGCTTTCCGGGCcctgaagaaagaagcagctccGGGCAGCGAGCCGCGCCCCGCCGAGCCCGCCTGgcctgccgccgccgcgccgcccccccgccccgggaccGCCGAAGGGGAGCCGAGCGGGCCGCCGCTGTGCGGGTTCAGCGGCGCCCAGGGCCAGGAGCTGGAGCTCGGCCCCACCGAGCTGCTGCAGCGCGACGTGGTGCTGTCCGAGCTGCGCGGCTGCCGGGTGCGGCTCCGCGGCAACGCCAACACGCTGCGGGTGCGGGACTGCCGGGACTGCACCGTGCTCTGCGGGCCCGTTTCCACCTCCGTGCTGGTGGACGGCTGCAGCGAGTGTGTCCTGGTGCTGGCCTGCCAGCAGCTCCGCACCCATCGCACCCGCGACAGCCGCTTCTACGTGCAGGTGACCAGCCGCGCCATAATCGAGGACTGCACTAAAGTCTTCTTCGCCCCCTACGCGTGGAGCTACCCTGGTATCGAGAGAGATTTCGAGTCTTCTGGGCtggacagaaacagaaacaactgGAACCTGGTGGATGACTTTGACTGGCTGGCAACTGACAAGCCTTCGCCCAACTGGAGCCTGATCCCCGAGCAGGAAAGAGTCAGTTGCTGGGACTGA